The following proteins are co-located in the Besnoitia besnoiti strain Bb-Ger1 chromosome Unknown contig00007, whole genome shotgun sequence genome:
- a CDS encoding uncharacterized protein (encoded by transcript BESB_074980) produces the protein MFHRRPNAGAGGAAALDERMLDAAEQRAQCVRFCATMFLVLSTLFIIRVQQERYEQSAKHHYRVAYKFPWEQGSFLKEEHSQLQLVYLHPAFQILPSFVESLDDVSLLTQPLGRRGGGKAAASPGRRFSLKSAARANATTAAGGASAAADFSGDDIDSQWLTRHDLATNWLLSFFKSVPEDDERGPAEAPGGGHAAAADSTASPPSGGASGLQARGGPASAGGPDGTGGDSDVWETLNADPSAGGSIVGMVMDSRLFRRVRLPGCSSTSAAMFADHCFIALVRFPLRFCFDPAVGLSPSSAQSPGDASWTAPGATTETGDADARPRGDPNLALPFFDISWTCGAPPAVVAGGAVGVDASAGEDEEAEGSPAAASSSPHPHQQYCVHVVSGLSMGSIQKYVRRVSESVLARSPGSAGRGDDPTASGVGVSASTRAHERTGDDDGDTTRDAHGPGRAKGRKDKKEREAAEGGGDEAHARALRDVGTVAYFCGSPMYQLLALDTANSRLFFAQPIPLRRRSAGAAGGGGAVRRRLAPDAERYRAAGSREREADPEEAATEEASRAAPSSPSERREGRDDRGPAVGENGGSSPSLFFSPPRGGARTPVGEEGTHPEARLVFAQDALPTRGRAAARWPAEGGERAASESEEGEASSPRSPSLPPSPSPRHLGEADGGRAASPVSSAPHDRRAETPHTAVGGSLERREHAHAPSIRGGAAPFASSHAFATSYSPGARDASLCIASVSLEDNVRDVTECREVRNEVSLNLDSGASAREDTIAHEAWRGVWLHYDVRNSSLVLFSFDRQREQDLVLTSMNADTMQLKFSLRLRDFRSGWFLSSEDSSSGKILLIGDRPPYLDSLQSIDVESGYREHADLHHPTTLYAGGPR, from the exons ATGTTTCACCGCAGGCCCAacgctggcgcaggcggcgcggcggccctcgACGAGCGCATGCTTGACGCCGctgagcagcgcgcgcagtgCGTTCGATTCTGCGCGACGATGTTTCTCGTTCTCTCCACGCTCTTCATCATTCGCGTGCAGCAAGAAAGATATGAGCAGAGCGCGAAACACCACTACCGAGTTGCGTACAAG TTTCCGTGGGAGCAGGGAAGTTTTCTGAAAGAGGAGCattcgcagctgcagctggtgTACCTGCATCCCGCGTTCCAGATTCTCCCCTCGTTTGTCGAGTCGCTGGACGATGTGTCGCTTCTGACGCAGCCGCtagggagacgaggagggggAAAGGCTGCTGCGTCACCGGGGCGACGCTTTTCTCTAAAAAGCGCGGCACGCGCGAATGCGACAaccgccgcggggggcgcctcggcagctgcCGACTTCTCCGGGGACGACATCGACTCCCAGTGGCTCACCCGGCACGACCTCGCCACCAACTGGCTCCTGTCGTTCTTCAAGTCGGTTCCGGAGGATGACGAGCGAGggccggcggaggctccCGGCGGGggccacgccgccgctgcagattCGACCGCCTCTCCCCCGTCGGGGGGCGCGTCTGGGCTCCAGGCCCGGGGCGGACCCGCGTCGGCGGGGGGACCCGACGGCACTGGCGGGGACTCCGACGTTTGGGAGACGCTGAACGCGGAtccgagcgccggcggctcgaTTGTCGGCATGGTGATGGACTCGCGTCTGTTTAGGCGCGTACGTCTTCCCGGGTGCAGCAGCACGAGCGCGGCGATGTTCGCGGATCACTGCTTCATCGCGCTGGTGCGCTTTCCTCTGCGGTTTTGCTTTGATCCCGCAGTGGgtctctcgccgtcctctgcgcagagccccggcgacgcctcctggACGGCGCccggggcgacgacggagacaggagacgcggatgcgcgcccgcgaggagaccCCAACCTCGCGCTGCCCTTTTTTGACATTTCATGGACCTGCGGAGCTCCGCCGGCGGTGgttgcgggcggcgcagtcgGCGTCGACGCGTCGGCGGGGGAGGAtgaagaggcggaaggaagccctgcagctgcctcgtcttctccccaCCCTCACCAACAGTACTGCGTACACGTCGTCAGCGGACTCAGCATGGGTAGCATTCAGAAATACGTCCGCCGCGTGTCTGAGAGCGTTCTGGCTCGCTCCCCAGGCAGTGCCGGGCGCGGGGACGACCCGaccgcctccggcgtcggcgtctccgcgtctaCCCGGGCACACGAAAGAactggcgacgacgacggcgacacgACCCGCGACGCCCACGGCCCCGGGCGGGCGAAAGGCCGCAAAGATaagaaggagcgcgaggccgcagaggggggcggcgacgaagcgcatgcgcgggcgctgcgggaCGTGGGGACTGTCGCCTATTTCTGTGGAAGTCCCATGTACCAGCTCCTCGCGCTAGACACCGCCAACAGCCGGCTGTTCTTTGCTCAACCCAtcccgctgcgcaggcgctcggcgggcgcagctgggggcggcggcgccgtgcgGAGACGCCTCGCCCCCGACGCCGAGAGGTACAGGGCGGCGGGAagtcgcgagcgcgaggcagaccCCGAAGAGGCTGCCACGGAGGAGGCCAGCAgggccgcgccttcctcgccctctgagcggcgcgaaggccgcgatgACCGGGGTCCGGCGGTGGGAGAGAacggcggcagctcgcccAGCTTATTCTTCTCCCctccgcgcggaggagccaGGACTCCTGTTGGTGAGGAGGGGACACACCCAGAGGCGAGGCTGGTTTTTGCCCAAGATGCGCTGCCgactcgcggccgcgcggcggcccgctggcctgcagagggaggcgagagggccgcctcagaaagcgaagagggGGAGGcatcgtcgccgcgctcgccgtcgctgccgccgtctccgtccCCTCGCCATCTAGGGGAGGCGGACGGGGGGCGCGCTGCGAGTCCTGTTTCGTCCGCGCCTCACGACCGCCGAGCGGAGACTCCCCACACGGCGGTCGGGGGGTCTCTCGAGAGACGTGAgcatgcgcacgcgccgtcgattcgcggaggcgcggcgccgttcgcgTCGTCGCATGCATTTGCGACGTCGTAttcgccaggcgcgcgggaCGCTTCCTTGTGCATTGCCTCGGTGTCTCTCGAAGACAACGTCCGCGACGTCACCGAGTGTCGTGAGGTGAGGAATGAAGTCTCGCTGAATCTGGAtagcggcgcgagcgcgcgagaagacacgATCGCGCACGAAGCGTGGCGCGGTGTGTGGCTGCACTACGACGTGCGAAACAGctccctcgtcctcttctcgtTCGACCGACAACGCGAACAAGATCTCGTTCTCACCTCCATGAACGCGGACACGATGCAACTCAAGTTCAGCCTCCGCCTTAGGGACTTCCGATCGG GGTGGTTCCTTTCGTCTGAGGATTCCTCGAGCGGGAAGATCCTTCTCATCG GCGATAGGCCGCCGTATCTCGACTCGCTGCAGTCAATCGATGTGGAGAGTGGCTACCGCGAGCATGCAGATCTTCACCACCCGACGACGCTATATGCAGGGGGGCCGCGGTAG
- a CDS encoding putative splicing factor (encoded by transcript BESB_075000): MATNFEGKMYCDKDQEWHPTPRGVCRGLSPTSPPHREPGSSDSRSPKPGSRELITASHASVGGLALLLKVIVFTILLSENLREQAVAKRARRYETIQKYCKTSEGDQQVFWDGFQWVRKTDREGQLFYDQQMNATRRTRRLHVGNLPLHLEEASEDDFKRHLWHVMRLNNACSDTVACPILHVWFARDRGGNYGFVEMASVEEAHAALRLDGMLWHGSPIRINRPTDWKNTIAEDTVLGALAGASGLALAESLAAAAQQAAATGNDIGLISLISSLPEGQREAALDLVAKHTEAQRANRLPVDLIQSQIQADLLCGQPSRIVHISCPSKIERDEEYDEVLNDILTECNKYGHALAALIIRPKLEEYLPSATVGDVYLEYASCIQADHIIMTFSGRMYDGKPLQLQRFNDLAWRQTFQQHAKKLLSQVFEKALEGCRPAPGASMQNVELVASEASGGNSAQIAACTAGASAALALLNCGPQTISPRISTVPYGPQPRPATEPSPEARTEETGDPPKELPSAEDTADHEDCGVPLAGSVAARSSVSTTCSQ, translated from the exons ATGGCGACCAATTTCGAAGGTAAAATGTACTGCGACAAGGACCAAGAGTGGCATCCCACTCCGCGGGGtgtctgccgcggcctctcgccgaCCTCGCCTCCTCATCGGGAGCCCGGTTCCTCAGATTCCCGTTCTCCGAAACCTGGCAGTCGC GAGCTTATCACGGCGTCGCACGCCTCGGTCGGTGGTCTCGCACTCCTCCTTAAGGTCATTGTCTTCACGATCCTTCTCTCGGAGAACTTGCGAGAGCAGGCGGTGGCGAAGCGAGCCAGAAGA TACGAGACAATCCAGAAATACTGCAAGAcaagcgaaggcgaccaGCAAGTCTTCTGGGATGGTTTCCAGTGGGTACGGAAGACCGACAGAGAAGGTCAACTGTTTTACGACCAGCAAATGAACGCTACACGCCGCACGAGGCGCCTTCATGTTG GCAATCTACCTCTTCACTTAGAGGAGGCATCGGAGGACGACTTCAAGCGGCACCTGTGGCACGTCATGCGGTTGAATAACGCCTGCAGTGATACGGTCGCTTGCCCGATTTTACACGTATGGTTTGCCAGAGACCGCGGAGGCAACTACGGCTTCGTTGAAATGGCCTCGGTGGAGGAAGCCCATGCAGCTTTGCGTCTTGATGGCATGCTGTGGCATGGCTCCCCCATCAGAATTAACAGGCCAACCGACTGGAAGAACACTATCGCGGAAGACACCGTCCTGGGGGCTCTTGCTGG GGCCTCCGGCCTTGCTCTTGCAGAGAGCCTGGCAGCTGCCGCCCAACAAGCAGCTGCCACGGGGAACGACATCGGTCTCATCAGCCTCATCTCCTCTCTTCCAGAAGGTCAACGGGAAGCTGCGCT CGACTTGGTTGCCAAGCACACAGAGGCACAACGGGCGAACCGCCTACCCGTTGACTTGATTCAGAGCCAAATTCAAGCAGACCTTCTTTGTGGA CAACCTTCTCGCATCGTTCACATCTCATGCCCATCGAAAAtcgagcgagacgaggagTACGATGAGGTATTGAATGACATCCTAACCGAGTGCAATAAGTACGGACACGCTCTTGCAGCCCTGATAATCCGGCCTAAACTCGAAGAATATCTTCCGTCCGCCACCGTTGGAGACGTTTATCTCGAGTATGCTTCGTGCATCCAAGCGGACCATATTATCATGA CGTTCTCCGGGCGAATGTACGATGGCAAACCTCTCCAGCTCCAGCGGTTCAACGATCTTGCGTGGCGCCAGACGTTCCAGCAGCACGCAAAGAAGCTTCTCAGTCAAGTGTTCGAGAAAGCGCTGGAAGGCTGTCGACCGGCACCTGGCGCATCGATGCAAAACGTGGAACTCGTTGCCAGTGAAGCCTCCGGAGGGAACTCGGCGCAGATCGCTGCTTGCACGGCTGGTGCTTCTGCCGCGCTTGCCTTGTTAAATTGCGGCCCCCAAACCATCTCACCTAGAATCTCTACAGTTCCGTATGGCCCGCAACCGCGGCCAGCCACTGAGCCCTCTCCTGAGGCACGCACTGAAGAGACTGGCGACCCCCCAAAAGAGCTACCCAGCGCCGAAGATACAGCAGACCACGAGGACTGTGGGGTGCCTCTCGCTGGCAGCGTTGCTGCACGTTCCAGCGTCAGCACAACATGCTCCCAGTGA
- a CDS encoding putative cytochrome c1 heme lyase (encoded by transcript BESB_074990) translates to MQVSSAAGSSEPGCPQGKLPGCPVSGASPDSAAKQGCPYGHGASEPSVPSEASASSSKSSCPVRHGSAFPASRGSAALPDESPVKYQPARKSFFSFFSSSSSSSSTSCPYGMDETDEAAGSSKGAQIEVPVGLSDARERSTIPSVTGENWNYPSEKQFYRVTRLKGHTVSPDDMPAIVAIHNAVNEQTWVEILRYEAFHQRECDKPKLARFVGQPDSLTLKARMKHFLGYERPFDRHDWLIDRCGTQVRYLIDFYDGRATPEDEASGKVAIYIDARPDLLSKHGLLDRAKMFLVKKGLWQQ, encoded by the exons ATGCAG GTttccagcgccgccggcagcagcgagccggGGTGCCCCCAGGGGAAGCTTCCAGGATGCCCCGTGTCAGGCGCCTCACCTGATTCGGCCGCGAAGCAAGGCTGTCCGTATGGCCACGGGGCCTCAGAGCCTAGTGTGCCTTCGGaagcgtctgcctcttcttcgaagTCATCCTGCCCTGTCCGCCACGGCTCGGCTTTTCCGGCCTCACGCGGCTCCGCAGCGCTGCCCGACGAGTCTCCCGTGAAGTACCAGCCGGCTCGGaagtctttcttctcctttttctcgtcatcgtcctcgtcttcctcgacgtCTTGTCCGTATGGCATGGATGAGACTGACGAGGCAGCGGGTTCGAGCAAAGGCGCGCAAATCGAAGTGCCCGTCGGCCTCAGTGACGCCCGAGAGAGGTCAACGATCCCGTCCGTCACCGGGGAGAACTGGAACTACCCTTCAGAGAAACAGTTTTACCGG GTGACTAGACTGAAGGGCCACACCGTAAGCCCGGATGACATGCCGGCTATCGTGGCGATTCACAACGCCGTGAACGAGCAGACTTGGGTGGAAATTCTGCGGTACGAGGCTTTCCATCAGCGAGAATGTGACAAGCCCAAGCTCGCCCGCTTCGTCGGGCAGCCTGACTCCCTGACTCTGAAGGCAAGAATGAAGCATTTCCTCGGATACGAACGGCCCTTTGATCGCCACGACTGGCTCATTGACCGATGTGGAACTCAAGTCAG GTATTTGATTGACTTCTACGACGGGCGCGCGACCCCGGAAGACGAGGCCAGCGGCAAGGTTGCGATTTACATCGACGCCCGACCCGACCTTCTCAGCAAGCATGGACTCCTGGATCGCGCGAAAATGTTCCTTGTCAAGAAAGGACTATGGCAACAGTAG
- a CDS encoding uncharacterized protein (encoded by transcript BESB_074970), with product MTHSACARCRQFFPSCLGCAARHVAVSSALLLALCVSGCLLWCVDFPPSWRSFSFQPTPPRAESAASTSTGETVGAAHGGSRGCRSALCLSGARPGRESEGRWMLRDDALPAQYTELAPYGAGLSLGSLSHRLATTIRRPAASLRERLLGPLYGGGRFLTLLSEDLASAPAALGRPGRDVSPVERLEEIMLVLKQTAKTAKEAEAFASPLPSGSPVSPASPAAPPRPPPPARPPPPVFALPAIPPGPASVATPLEAAALHAEPLPGVDFPASRAFMLFVPQTYDLGGEAREQVEQAFGFVESWRYVFGVPEDPAREPLVATSKLPGFTALAETHFVHSGIAVAGRRHQVWQPSLLRFRQRLAETRRRRAREATPRGEPAPEGDAPRPRRLRQMKNPLERLHTKEHRVVESPVVNDLLFVTESTTTAANVPWICDELASFGSLENFRRDLIARLQLALARRPRASQREVRERTKRRPLFFESDDDSQSRETAWAKVEHAWEDEDPQTRQGSADGPRARGPATPEARGDARRQGRGSPSDARPPNTAPFSAPPLGPREAGSVSRCIVVRLTIEATQRSELWAIHPAMHSVSALTHPLLEWILLQYDLAMRSDNDTFLTPALLRRENTPWLAYVATPPAGTDAGGVEQFESGSEDANAARGADVGGLRTRRVDPTNEAASVATGEVKFAFFTGEGGYTVSQNRRMLPRYAAILGLRYQGLTNVGSTWYARPADMVQAARLTVKIGEFLLKVDPVFRRSVGIWPDWYRGVLLLYSAALALNHLIDREALFIRGDLLDTLSTADVDWRTAPALHIHCWHTSDFFSKFAFSAGKYPLSMFDALEFDYFDVRWFAFANASNGRLRRDLQARSLQALKEFGAWEATPAPSAEESAAGEDEGELSHPSVASRGSLHASFSPSPAAVVAAPLSPVLASFLAYPLQSCPFETPFPVIEVGEETGERCCPTRCVSPPEAAARDDEGDEDDDCCRREEAQVRCAAPPCAHPTELLMLGERLLAPAGGPDRPLPMEPGASPHEGVAEARGDTAGDSQGPSEGAGEHRGEPREPAAATCSTFFPFPFDGGRQCCATLKDCAGLPLRENSACCWRGNFTPCSTENGVPCAPHFLVQPLYASVASPGGGSRSATSASMPDSLDAFSPFFESSSLSLAGGAFYAAHETGSSVDALRGFRQLLRAEAFV from the exons ATGACCCACTCCGCATGCGCTCGGTGTCGGCAATTTTTTCCCTCCTGCTTGGGCTGTGCGGCGCGTCatgtcgccgtctcctccgcgcttctCTTGGCGCTGTGCGTATCCGGGTGTCTGCTGTGGTGTGTCGACTTCCCGCCTTCGTGGCGCTCCTTCTCGTTTCAGCCGACTCCGCCTCGGGCGGAGTCGGCTGCCTCCACCTCCACAGGCGAGACGGTCGGCGCGGCTCACGGTGGCAGCCGCGGTTGCCGCTccgccctctgtctctcaggGGCGCGGCCTGGAAGAGAGAGTGAGGGTCGGTGGATGCTTCGAGACGACGCGTTGCCTGCGCAGTACACGGAGCTCGCTCCCTAcggcgcaggcctctccctcggctCTCTGTCTCACCGGCTCGCCACCACCATCCGCcggccggcggcctcgctccgcgAGCGGCTTCTAGGGCCTCTCTACGGAGGCGGCCGATTCCTCACGCTGCTCTCCGAAGacctcgcctcggcgcccgccgcgctaGGCCGCCCCGGGAGAGACGTGTCGCCCGTTGAACGCCTTGAGGAAATCATGTTGGTCTTGAAGCAAACCGCGAAAACTGCGAAAGAAGccgaggccttcgcctcccctcTGCCGTCCGGCTCGCCAGTCTCCCCTGcatcgcctgccgcgccgccgcggccaccGCCCCCTGCaaggcctcctccgcctgttTTCGCCCTGCCGGCGATCCCGCCTGGGCCTGCGTCAGTAGCCACGCCcttggaggcggcggcactGCATGCGGAGCCTCTGCCGGGGGTCGACTTcccagcctcgcgcgcgttcaTGCTCTTCGTGCCGCAGACGTATGACttgggcggcgaggcgcgcgagcaggtTGAGCAGGCATTCGGGTTCGTGGAGTCCTGGCGTTACGTGTTTGGCGTGCCGGAGGACCCTGCCCGCGAGCCGCTCGTCGCGACCAGCAAGCTGCCTGGCTTcaccgcgctcgccgagaCGCACTTTGTTCACAGCGGCATCGCAGTCGCGGGAAGGCGCCACCAGGTCTGGCAgccttcgctgcttcgcTTCCGGCAGCGACTggccgagacgcggcgcaggcgggcgcgcgaagccACGCCCCGAGGCGAGCCTGCCccggagggagacgcgccgcgcccacgcAGGCTGCGACAGATGAAAAACCCTCTGGAGAGACTGCACACGAAAGAGCATCGCGTCGTGGAGAGTCCAGTGGTGAACGATCTGCTGTTTGTGACCGAGAGCACGACGACGGCCGCCAACGTCCCATGGATCTGCGACGAactcgcctccttcggctcACTCGAAAACTTTCGTCGAGACCTcatcgcgcgcctccagctcgcgctcgcgaggAGGCCACGCGCGAGCCAGCGCGAGGTCCGCGAAAGAACGAAGCGGCGGCCTTTATTCttcgagagcgacgacgactcTCAGAGCAGGGAGACAGCCTGGGCGAAAGTCGAGCACGCCTGGGAAGACGAGGACCCGCAGACCCGCCAGGGGTCTGCGGACGGACCGCGTGCTCGGGGCCCCGCCACGCCCGAagcccgcggagacgcgaggagacaagggcgcggctcgccgagcgacgcgagaCCCCCAAACACTGCGCCTTTTTCGGCGCCTCCTTTGGGTCCGCGTGAGGCGGGGTCGGTCAGCCGTTGCATAGTGGTGCGGCTGACAATCGAGGCGACTCAGCGGAGTGAGTTGTGGGCGATTCACCCCGCCATGCACTCGGTGAGTGCGCTCACGCACCCGCTGCTCGAGTGGATTCTGCTTCAGTACGACCTCGCGATGCGCAGCGACAACGATACCTTCCTCacgcctgcgctgctgcggcgcgaaaaCACGCCGTGGCTTGCGTAcgtcgcgacgccgcccgcggggaCCGACGCTGGAGGGGTGGAGCAGTTTgagagcggaagcgaagacgcgaacgcggcgcGTGGAGCCGATGTGGGGGGACTGCGAACGCGGCGAGTCGACCCGACGAACGAGGCGGCATCGGTGGCGACGGGCGAAGTCAAGTTCGCGTTTTTcaccggcgaaggcggctaCACGGTGTCGCAGAATCGCCGGATGCTGCCCAGATACGCCGCGATTCTGGGGCTCCGGTACCAGGGCCTCACAAACGTCGGGAGCACCTGGTACGCGAGGCCTGCTGACATGGTTCAGGCTGCGCGTCTTACAGTCAAG ATTGGAGAGTTCCTTCTCAAAGTAGATCCGGTCTTTCGTCGCTCGGTAGGTATTTGGCCGGACTGGTATCGAGGCGTCCTGCTGCTCTACTCTGCGGCTCTGGCGCTGAATCACCTCATCGACCGCGAAGCTCTTTTCATTCGCGGCGACCTCCTCGACACTC TCTCGACCGCGGACGTCGACTGGCgcaccgcgcccgcgctgcacATCCACTGTTGGCACACGTCGGATTTTTTTAGCAAGTTCGCGTTCTCCGCCGGAAAGTACCCCCTCAGCATGTTCGACGCCCTCGAGTTCGACTACTTCGATGTGCGCTGGTTTGCCTTCGCGAACGCGTCCAacggccgcctgcgcagagacctgcaggcgcggagctTGCAG GCCCTGAAGGAGTTTGGCGCGTGGGAAGCGACTCCGGCGCCgtccgcagaggagagcgcggcgggcgaggacgagggcgagcTGTCGCATCCGTCTGTCGCTTCGCGTGggtcgctgcatgcgtcgttctcgccgtcgccagcggcagtcgtcgctgcgccgctctcccccGTGTTGGCTTCGTTTCTTGCGTATCCGCTGCAATCGTGCCCTTTCGAGACGCCGTTTCCGGTGATAGAGgtcggcgaagagacgggcGAGCGGTGCTGCCCTACGCGGTGTGTCTCCCCGCcggaagccgcagcgcgggacgacgaaggcgacgaagacgacgactgctgccgccgcgaggaggcacaAGTTCGGTGCGCTGCACCGCCGTGCGCCC ATCCCACGGAGCTCCTGATGCTCGGCGAGCGCCTTTTGGCGCCTGCTGGAGGTCCGGACAGGCCTCTGCCGATGGAGCCTGGGGCGTCCCCTCACGAGGgtgtcgcggaggcgaggggggaCACCGCGGGGGACTCGCAAGGGCCTTCggaaggcgctggcgagcatAGGGGAGAGCCTCGCGaacctgcggcggcgacctgTTCCACGTTTTTTCCTTTCCCGTTCGACGGCGGAAGGCAGTGCTGCGCGACGCTCAAG GACTGCGCCGGTCTGCCTCTACGGGAGAATTCGGCATGCTGCTGGCGTGGCAACTTCACCCCGTGCTCAACGGAGAACGGCGtcccctgcgcgccgcactTCCTCGTTCAGCCGCTCTACGCCAGCGTCGCGTCTCCCGGGGGTGGATCTAG AAGCGCCACTAGTGCGTCCATGCCCGACTCGCTCGACgctttctcgcctttcttcgagtcgtcttcgctttcactcgcaggcggcgcgttCTACGCCGCGCACGAAACAGGATCGAGTGTCGACGCCCTGCGTGGATttcggcagctgctgcgtgctGAGGCGTTTGTGTAG